A genomic segment from Gracilimonas sediminicola encodes:
- a CDS encoding response regulator codes for MKVSSSPAKSPSKVDVLFIDNDSLLLGMIEKELEQQEGIRFSGEENAVKGLEKAKEIDPGIIVLDPVAEGLSGEKLLQEIRQSDCFENTKVMILSKKIDHEHIQQYEALNVDDFIQKPFQISELIFRLKKLT; via the coding sequence ATGAAAGTTTCGTCTTCCCCCGCTAAATCCCCATCAAAGGTGGACGTGCTGTTTATAGACAACGACTCCCTGCTTTTAGGAATGATTGAGAAGGAGCTGGAACAGCAGGAGGGCATTCGTTTCAGTGGAGAGGAAAATGCTGTGAAAGGGCTGGAGAAAGCCAAAGAAATTGATCCGGGCATAATTGTGTTAGACCCTGTAGCGGAAGGACTAAGCGGAGAAAAACTACTCCAGGAAATAAGACAATCCGATTGTTTCGAAAACACCAAAGTAATGATTCTGTCAAAGAAAATAGATCATGAGCACATTCAACAATATGAAGCCTTGAATGTGGACGACTTCATCCAAAAGCCCTTTCAGATTTCCGAATTAATTTTCAGGTTAAAGAAACTCACTTAA
- a CDS encoding ABC transporter ATP-binding protein, translating to MSNILEVHQLYRKFESGSKILTVVDDINFSIQEGISCAIVGPSGSGKTTLLGLCAGLDRPTSGSVSLNGIPLNPLNEDERAQVRNRHVGFVFQTFQLVPTLTAVENVMVPLELRGEATQEVRERAIELLTSVGLGDRTHHYPTQLSGGEQQRVAIARAFINQPKILFADEPTGNLDTETGQYIEKLIFDLNEQQGTTLVLVTHDLELAKKCDRIIRLRNGRIHEDSFAEQQPEAVAK from the coding sequence GTGTCAAATATTCTCGAAGTACATCAGTTATACCGCAAGTTTGAAAGCGGCTCAAAAATATTAACCGTCGTTGACGACATTAACTTTTCTATTCAAGAGGGCATCTCTTGCGCCATTGTAGGCCCTTCCGGCTCAGGAAAAACCACCTTATTAGGATTGTGCGCCGGATTAGATCGGCCCACCTCGGGAAGTGTCTCCCTGAATGGAATTCCGTTAAATCCACTCAACGAAGACGAACGTGCACAGGTTCGAAACCGCCATGTGGGTTTTGTATTCCAGACTTTTCAGCTGGTACCCACGCTCACCGCGGTGGAAAATGTGATGGTTCCTCTGGAGTTACGCGGAGAAGCCACGCAGGAAGTGCGGGAACGTGCCATAGAATTACTTACCAGCGTTGGACTCGGTGACCGAACCCATCACTACCCTACCCAGCTTTCGGGGGGAGAGCAGCAGCGTGTGGCCATTGCCCGGGCATTCATCAATCAGCCTAAAATACTCTTTGCTGATGAGCCCACCGGTAACCTCGACACCGAAACCGGACAGTATATTGAAAAGCTGATCTTTGATCTGAACGAACAACAGGGCACTACCCTGGTTTTGGTAACCCACGACCTGGAACTTGCCAAAAAGTGTGACCGGATTATCAGATTAAGAAACGGCCGCATTCACGAAGACAGTTTTGCCGAACAACAACCTGAAGCCGTAGCCAAATAG
- a CDS encoding ABC transporter permease: MNNKNSMWWTFKMAWRDSRSNRSKLFLFMAAIIVGVAAQVAITSFRDNLNTSIENQAKELLGADLEVERNAPFQPELQQVLDSLGGEVTTGLGFNSMAFFPKNGTTRLSQITAFEGDFPYYGDLVTEPASAADVYQQNQSALVDEPIMRLFDIEPGDSVKIGQVTYKIEGAIIDVPGQPVAASFFGPRIFIPKSNVEETGLLQRGSRLEYISYHKFPDGTDMEYVDDRLDQLRDEQNLRFGYDTVDEREEEVGEAILYLSNFLNLIGFIALLLGGIGVASSIFVYIRQKINTVAVLRCVGVSSNQAMAIYLIQATAMGLVGSVLGAILGSVVQLYLPVLVQDFLPVDIELYISWISILIGVGTGVIISILFALFPLLAVKKISPLFSLRTVDVNLSGLLQKSTKIILGLILAVFITTYAWLMLGELVPALFFTLGLAICLLLLTGFAKLIMKGSRKFLRAGFSYELRQGLANLYRPNNQTTTLLLTFGLGVTMISSLYLTQDMLLDQIDFGGDQDLPNLALYDIQYDQNEGVNEIIQSSGHEILQNVPIVTMRIQGINGYTNAEWDQDTTRNASGWALNREYRSTYRDSLLPSEELVKGDWIGNAADMNEPFPISIEEDQRDNLAIDIGDTLTWNVQGIPIQTYVASTRTVKWDQPQPNFFVVFPAGVLESAPQFFATTVNTTSREASLELQQELVQSYPNVSAIDIGQVIETVRNFIDKVTFVIQFIGLFSIITGLIVLAGSAATSRFQRIREAVLLRTLGAAKKQVIKIQVIEYVLLGVMASITGLILSLGASTLIGYFLFDIEFVPNFFIIGVEILILTALVLLIGLFNTRGVHNKPPLEVLRAEAA, from the coding sequence ATGAATAATAAAAATTCTATGTGGTGGACATTTAAAATGGCCTGGCGGGATTCCCGCTCCAACCGGTCCAAGCTGTTCCTTTTTATGGCGGCAATCATTGTTGGAGTCGCAGCTCAGGTTGCCATTACTTCGTTCCGCGATAACCTGAACACCAGTATCGAGAACCAGGCCAAAGAACTCCTCGGAGCCGATCTTGAGGTAGAACGAAACGCCCCCTTTCAGCCGGAACTGCAACAAGTACTTGATTCATTGGGTGGTGAAGTTACTACCGGGCTGGGCTTCAACTCCATGGCTTTTTTCCCTAAAAATGGGACGACCCGGCTTTCTCAAATCACCGCTTTTGAAGGGGATTTTCCCTATTACGGCGACTTGGTTACCGAACCTGCATCTGCAGCCGATGTATATCAGCAAAATCAATCTGCTTTGGTTGATGAGCCCATCATGAGGCTGTTTGACATTGAGCCCGGAGACTCGGTAAAAATCGGGCAGGTAACCTATAAAATTGAAGGAGCCATTATTGATGTTCCGGGTCAACCGGTGGCGGCCTCTTTTTTCGGGCCACGTATTTTTATCCCTAAAAGTAATGTAGAAGAAACCGGACTTCTCCAGAGAGGCAGCCGGCTGGAATATATCTCCTATCACAAGTTCCCTGATGGAACCGACATGGAATATGTGGATGACCGGCTTGACCAGCTCCGCGATGAACAAAATCTGCGTTTTGGTTACGATACGGTGGACGAACGGGAGGAAGAAGTTGGGGAGGCCATCCTTTACCTTTCCAATTTCCTGAACCTTATCGGCTTTATTGCTTTATTGCTTGGGGGGATTGGAGTTGCCAGTTCCATTTTCGTGTACATCAGGCAAAAAATAAATACCGTAGCTGTACTTCGTTGCGTAGGGGTATCTTCCAATCAGGCAATGGCTATTTATCTAATTCAGGCTACGGCTATGGGACTGGTAGGCTCTGTTCTTGGGGCCATTCTTGGGTCCGTGGTTCAGTTGTACCTGCCGGTATTGGTGCAGGATTTTCTTCCGGTAGATATCGAACTCTACATTTCCTGGATTTCCATTTTAATAGGAGTTGGAACCGGGGTGATTATTTCCATTCTTTTTGCCCTTTTCCCGTTGCTCGCGGTCAAGAAAATATCGCCTTTATTCTCCTTGCGAACAGTGGATGTGAATTTATCCGGTCTCCTTCAAAAATCCACCAAAATTATTTTAGGGTTGATACTGGCCGTATTCATCACCACTTATGCCTGGCTGATGCTTGGTGAGCTTGTGCCCGCCCTGTTCTTTACGCTGGGACTGGCCATCTGCCTGCTATTACTAACTGGATTTGCCAAGCTCATTATGAAAGGCTCCCGCAAGTTTCTGCGAGCCGGTTTCAGTTATGAACTCCGGCAAGGGCTGGCTAATCTGTACCGGCCCAACAATCAAACTACAACGCTCCTGCTCACCTTTGGTTTGGGCGTTACCATGATCAGCTCTTTATATCTCACTCAGGATATGCTGCTTGATCAAATCGACTTTGGCGGGGATCAAGACCTGCCGAATCTTGCTTTGTATGATATTCAGTATGATCAGAATGAGGGAGTTAATGAAATTATTCAATCCAGCGGGCACGAAATTCTTCAGAACGTCCCTATCGTTACCATGCGTATTCAAGGGATAAACGGATACACAAATGCGGAATGGGATCAGGATACCACCCGGAATGCAAGTGGCTGGGCCTTGAATAGGGAATACAGATCAACCTACAGAGATTCTTTGTTGCCATCCGAAGAGTTAGTTAAAGGAGATTGGATAGGAAATGCTGCCGACATGAATGAGCCGTTTCCTATTTCCATCGAAGAAGACCAAAGGGACAATCTTGCCATCGACATTGGTGACACATTGACCTGGAACGTGCAGGGAATTCCCATCCAAACCTATGTAGCGAGTACACGAACGGTGAAATGGGATCAGCCTCAGCCGAATTTCTTCGTGGTGTTCCCAGCCGGCGTGCTGGAATCGGCCCCCCAGTTTTTTGCAACCACGGTTAACACCACAAGCCGGGAGGCTTCCCTCGAACTGCAACAGGAACTTGTACAAAGTTATCCAAACGTTTCAGCAATAGATATTGGACAGGTTATTGAAACTGTTCGAAACTTCATCGATAAAGTAACTTTTGTGATCCAGTTTATCGGGCTCTTTAGCATCATTACCGGACTAATTGTATTGGCCGGCTCGGCTGCTACCAGTCGTTTTCAGCGGATACGGGAAGCTGTTTTGCTCCGAACCTTAGGGGCTGCTAAAAAACAAGTCATCAAGATACAGGTTATTGAATATGTTTTACTGGGTGTGATGGCCTCCATCACCGGGCTTATTCTCTCGCTGGGAGCAAGTACCTTAATCGGCTACTTCTTATTTGATATTGAATTTGTACCGAACTTCTTCATTATCGGAGTTGAAATTCTGATTCTCACCGCACTGGTACTTCTCATCGGGCTATTTAATACCCGGGGCGTTCACAATAAACCACCGCTTGAGGTTTTGAGGGCAGAAGCAGCCTAA
- a CDS encoding OmpA family protein, whose protein sequence is MRSLRFKSLAVILLLLIPFASCKNWSKTAKGTTIGASAGALAGAIIGKAAGNTTTGAIVGAAVGGATGAAIGNYMDKQAEELEEELQNAEVERIGEGIKITFDSGILFDTESYVIKDPSKRDLEDLARVLKKYEDTNIMFGGHTDSRGSESYNQDLSEQRARSVAEFMAFIEVDPERMTIVGYGENQPVATNDTPEGRQQNRRVEIAIWANEDLKEAAENGKIGS, encoded by the coding sequence ATGAGATCCTTACGTTTTAAATCATTAGCAGTAATCCTTCTTCTCCTAATTCCTTTTGCCTCCTGTAAAAACTGGAGCAAGACGGCTAAGGGAACAACCATTGGAGCAAGTGCAGGTGCATTAGCCGGGGCCATTATCGGGAAAGCAGCCGGTAACACAACAACCGGAGCTATCGTTGGTGCCGCTGTTGGAGGAGCAACTGGAGCAGCTATCGGGAACTACATGGATAAGCAAGCTGAAGAGTTGGAGGAAGAACTTCAAAATGCAGAAGTGGAACGTATTGGAGAAGGCATTAAAATAACCTTCGACTCCGGCATCCTCTTTGATACTGAGTCTTATGTTATAAAAGACCCTTCCAAAAGAGATCTCGAAGATTTAGCCCGAGTCCTGAAAAAGTATGAAGACACCAATATCATGTTTGGTGGGCATACTGATAGCAGAGGCTCTGAAAGCTACAATCAGGACCTGTCTGAACAACGGGCTCGTTCTGTAGCCGAGTTCATGGCCTTTATTGAAGTTGATCCCGAGAGAATGACGATTGTTGGATATGGTGAGAACCAACCGGTAGCCACCAATGATACACCGGAAGGTCGCCAGCAAAACCGGCGTGTTGAAATAGCCATCTGGGCCAATGAAGATTTAAAGGAGGCTGCCGAGAATGGAAAAATAGGTAGCTGA
- the corA gene encoding magnesium/cobalt transporter CorA — MKKIKKRLLLPSFLRHNQSSKKPGQAPGTLLFTGEKRLDNVLMHLYDYDVEHLSEHDISEIDDSKPYLDSPSKTWINVCGLHDIEKLKEIWDYFNLHPLIQEDILHTQQRPKIEEYSEHMFFVLRMMSILDETGELKVEQVSIVLSQNSVLSFQEDDYPIYEPVLHRLRNAAPRLRKQGPDYLAYALIDTIVDHYMKVMEKIGNEIEELEDEILQKSDESIPEKIHALRRKLIFFRRSVWPLRDSLNSLLREESHLVHEENKIFFRDVYDHLVQIIDGIENYRDMAMGMLDMYMSQVSNKMNEVMKVLTIIATIFIPLTFIAGIYGMNFEYMPELGWKWAYPAVWGLMIVATMGMVVYFRKKDWL, encoded by the coding sequence ATGAAAAAAATAAAAAAAAGACTTCTTCTACCCTCTTTTTTAAGACATAATCAAAGTTCCAAAAAGCCTGGTCAGGCTCCAGGGACACTTCTTTTTACGGGTGAGAAACGCCTGGATAACGTCTTGATGCACCTTTATGACTACGATGTAGAGCATCTCTCAGAGCACGATATCTCTGAAATTGATGACAGCAAGCCCTATCTCGACTCTCCCTCAAAAACCTGGATTAATGTTTGCGGCCTTCATGATATTGAGAAACTCAAGGAAATCTGGGACTATTTTAATCTACATCCTCTCATTCAGGAAGATATTCTGCATACCCAGCAGCGGCCGAAAATTGAGGAATATTCAGAGCATATGTTTTTTGTGTTGCGGATGATGAGCATACTGGATGAAACCGGCGAACTGAAAGTGGAGCAGGTAAGCATTGTGTTATCACAAAACTCTGTGCTTTCTTTTCAGGAAGACGATTACCCTATTTACGAACCGGTATTACATCGCCTGAGAAATGCGGCACCCCGCCTTCGTAAACAAGGCCCTGACTACCTCGCCTATGCCCTTATCGATACCATCGTGGATCATTACATGAAGGTGATGGAGAAAATCGGCAATGAAATTGAAGAGCTTGAAGATGAAATCCTGCAAAAATCTGACGAATCAATTCCTGAGAAAATTCACGCCCTGCGTCGTAAACTGATTTTCTTCCGAAGATCTGTATGGCCGCTTCGTGATAGCCTGAACTCTCTGCTCAGGGAAGAATCGCATTTAGTGCACGAAGAAAACAAGATCTTCTTTCGGGATGTGTATGATCACCTTGTCCAAATTATAGACGGAATAGAAAACTACCGCGATATGGCCATGGGTATGCTTGATATGTATATGTCTCAGGTCAGTAACAAAATGAATGAGGTGATGAAGGTCCTGACTATCATCGCCACTATCTTCATTCCACTTACATTTATAGCCGGCATTTATGGAATGAATTTTGAGTATATGCCCGAGCTTGGATGGAAGTGGGCTTATCCGGCGGTTTGGGGGCTTATGATTGTAGCTACAATGGGAATGGTGGTCTATTTCAGGAAAAAAGACTGGCTGTAG
- a CDS encoding response regulator transcription factor has translation MAVIGIVEDNKKIRDLIQRYLDMQKDMECPVAVDSVEEMLDYLEEHQKPEVILMDIQLPGMSGIKGMEVIKSKYPEIEIIMLTVYHDSHKIFDSLKAGASGYLLKHTSLPEIKESIENLLKGGAPMSPQIARKVISHFNEEAPKKNEDSMLTNREQDIVNGLVDGLSYKMIADRFDISIDTVRAHIRNIYKKLHVNSKAEVIAKSLRGEI, from the coding sequence ATGGCTGTCATTGGAATTGTAGAAGACAACAAGAAGATCAGGGATTTAATACAGCGGTATCTTGATATGCAGAAAGACATGGAGTGTCCGGTTGCGGTCGATTCCGTTGAAGAGATGCTGGATTATCTCGAAGAACATCAGAAGCCTGAAGTGATACTGATGGACATTCAGTTGCCCGGAATGTCGGGGATTAAAGGCATGGAGGTTATTAAATCGAAGTACCCTGAGATTGAAATCATCATGCTTACGGTTTATCACGATTCACACAAAATCTTTGATTCGCTGAAGGCCGGGGCCTCAGGGTATTTGCTAAAGCACACTTCACTCCCTGAAATAAAAGAGTCTATAGAAAACCTGTTGAAGGGCGGTGCTCCGATGTCGCCACAAATTGCCCGGAAAGTGATTTCTCATTTCAACGAAGAAGCTCCGAAGAAAAACGAAGACAGTATGCTTACCAACCGTGAGCAGGATATTGTAAACGGTTTGGTTGATGGACTCAGCTATAAAATGATCGCAGACCGCTTCGATATTTCCATTGATACTGTCCGGGCCCATATCCGAAACATTTACAAAAAGCTTCATGTTAATTCGAAAGCAGAGGTGATAGCTAAATCGTTACGGGGTGAGATATGA
- a CDS encoding sensor histidine kinase — MKRLLLIVLVIVGFTELLEAQRYPFRTFSIEEGLSESVVYDLAQDDEGYVWLATGYGLNRFDGIRFQNYFEEHGLNSSRIRSLFKDSEGKIWIGSEAGVNYWHADSIHSVPALSSLRNMTVISMYEDRLGDFWFGTDGNGVWQYSEGQLLTQYSTSNGMVDNRIRAIAERDNGEIWFATREGITILRDGNFVNITEDDGLPNQRIRDLKVDENNIVWVGSRGGLIKYEGDQFIQLNEEDGLVNDLVQTLSITEDGGIWVGTEEGASFYDGNAFQNYTVESGLSTEMMFSSMLDLEGNIWLGSYGGGVNLFLGNYFANYDVEHGLSSKLVTSFAKDGADRFWIATYGGGITSLENGTFNDHNVNSRLPDNQVYTLFTDSEERMWIGMGEGLAYIKDGRLKVFSDREFPYPRVRNVMEASDGTYWISTYDDGIIHYRNGEFFQITSDDGLASNRVLISIEGDDGSVWIATYGGITRFKEGEFQSFAIQEGLPNNAVMNLLKDDKGRIWASTFGGIAWFDGLKFQSITQDDGLPDRVCYFIHQNENGLYWIGTTEGVVRFDAAEYFNGDPEEQRQAFKVLNKEQGLIANELNLGAVYEDEQGYLWFGTVEGLSRFNPKAYKGNQVPPKVHIVGVNVSGREYRPDERFLLSHEENNIEFQYAGLNFTAPNQILYEYKLNGIDNGWQQTSARSVKYPSLPPGEYTFQVHARNINGAWSPDIEKVKFTITAPFWMQWWFWILMLAVVVGIISLFYNYYRARKMIDIERMRVRIASDLHDDVGASLTEIALQSDFLQAGDADTEFKKSLEQIGKQCRKIVSSLDDIVWSIDARNDTLGDLTDRMQDYILHTLESKNMQVNYDFDNLNMENKLPVSVKENVYLIFKEAVNNIAKYSNGDRVDIKMENQNGYFEFLIADNGTSGKGTKKTGHGLRNMDMRAKRIGADITINTEDGYSIKVEGKLNTN, encoded by the coding sequence ATGAAAAGATTATTACTCATAGTTTTAGTTATAGTAGGCTTTACGGAACTACTGGAAGCCCAGCGCTACCCATTCAGGACTTTTTCGATTGAAGAAGGATTAAGTGAATCGGTTGTTTATGATCTTGCCCAGGATGATGAGGGGTATGTGTGGCTGGCTACAGGCTACGGACTGAATCGTTTTGACGGCATCCGGTTTCAGAATTATTTTGAAGAACATGGGCTCAACAGCAGCCGGATCCGCTCTTTATTTAAAGACAGTGAAGGTAAAATCTGGATTGGTTCAGAAGCGGGTGTAAATTACTGGCATGCCGATAGTATTCACTCGGTTCCCGCACTTTCATCCCTCCGGAATATGACGGTGATAAGTATGTATGAAGACCGGTTGGGAGATTTTTGGTTTGGAACAGATGGTAACGGGGTGTGGCAGTATTCCGAAGGCCAGCTATTGACGCAATACTCTACTTCTAACGGGATGGTGGATAATCGCATCCGGGCTATAGCGGAGCGTGATAACGGTGAAATTTGGTTCGCGACAAGAGAGGGTATCACCATATTGCGGGATGGCAACTTCGTAAATATAACAGAGGATGATGGTTTACCCAATCAGCGAATTCGTGACCTGAAAGTTGATGAGAATAACATAGTTTGGGTAGGCAGCAGGGGAGGACTCATTAAATATGAAGGAGATCAGTTCATCCAACTGAATGAAGAAGACGGACTTGTAAACGACCTTGTACAAACACTTTCAATTACCGAAGATGGAGGTATCTGGGTGGGCACCGAAGAAGGAGCGAGCTTTTACGATGGAAATGCCTTTCAAAACTATACGGTTGAGTCTGGCTTATCAACAGAAATGATGTTTTCATCGATGCTGGACCTGGAAGGAAACATCTGGTTGGGATCATACGGTGGGGGAGTCAATCTATTTTTGGGTAATTATTTTGCCAATTATGATGTGGAACATGGGTTGTCGAGCAAGTTGGTAACTTCATTCGCTAAAGACGGAGCTGACAGGTTTTGGATCGCAACCTATGGCGGCGGCATCACTTCTCTTGAAAACGGGACGTTCAATGATCATAATGTAAATAGCAGGCTGCCGGATAATCAGGTGTACACTCTTTTTACCGATTCCGAAGAACGAATGTGGATTGGAATGGGGGAAGGGTTGGCTTATATAAAAGATGGCCGGTTGAAGGTATTCAGCGACCGTGAGTTTCCATATCCAAGAGTTCGGAATGTGATGGAGGCTTCGGACGGGACGTACTGGATCAGCACCTACGATGATGGCATCATCCACTACCGAAACGGAGAGTTTTTCCAAATTACTTCAGATGATGGACTGGCAAGTAATCGCGTTTTGATTTCTATTGAAGGGGATGATGGCTCGGTCTGGATTGCTACTTATGGGGGAATTACCCGGTTTAAAGAGGGCGAATTTCAAAGTTTTGCCATCCAGGAAGGCCTTCCGAATAATGCAGTCATGAATCTTTTGAAAGATGACAAAGGTAGAATTTGGGCGTCTACCTTTGGCGGCATTGCCTGGTTTGACGGCCTCAAATTTCAGAGTATCACCCAGGACGACGGATTGCCGGACCGTGTTTGCTATTTCATTCACCAAAATGAAAATGGGTTGTACTGGATCGGTACTACGGAAGGAGTGGTCAGGTTTGATGCTGCTGAATACTTTAACGGAGATCCTGAAGAACAGCGGCAAGCTTTCAAGGTATTGAATAAGGAACAGGGGCTTATTGCGAATGAATTGAACCTGGGTGCCGTCTATGAGGATGAGCAGGGATACCTTTGGTTCGGTACGGTAGAAGGACTTAGTCGGTTCAACCCAAAAGCCTATAAAGGAAATCAGGTTCCTCCTAAAGTCCATATTGTTGGGGTGAATGTATCCGGTAGGGAATACCGGCCGGATGAACGCTTCTTGCTTTCTCATGAAGAGAATAACATCGAGTTTCAGTATGCGGGGCTCAACTTTACCGCGCCGAATCAGATTCTCTATGAATATAAGTTAAACGGAATTGATAATGGCTGGCAGCAAACTTCAGCCCGGTCTGTGAAATACCCTTCCTTGCCACCGGGGGAGTACACTTTTCAGGTGCATGCCCGGAATATAAATGGAGCCTGGAGCCCGGATATTGAGAAAGTTAAGTTTACAATCACAGCCCCGTTTTGGATGCAATGGTGGTTCTGGATATTGATGCTGGCTGTGGTGGTCGGTATCATATCGCTTTTCTACAATTATTATCGGGCCCGTAAAATGATAGACATTGAGCGGATGAGAGTTCGTATTGCCAGTGATTTACACGACGATGTAGGTGCCAGTTTAACCGAGATAGCTCTCCAGTCAGACTTTCTTCAGGCCGGAGATGCAGATACCGAATTCAAAAAATCGTTGGAGCAGATTGGGAAGCAATGCCGGAAAATTGTATCGAGCCTGGATGATATCGTATGGTCGATTGATGCACGGAATGACACTCTCGGAGATTTGACGGATCGCATGCAGGATTATATCCTTCATACGCTGGAATCAAAAAACATGCAGGTGAACTATGATTTTGATAACCTGAATATGGAGAACAAGCTTCCGGTGTCAGTGAAAGAGAATGTGTATTTGATTTTTAAGGAAGCCGTTAACAACATCGCCAAGTATTCCAATGGAGATCGGGTGGATATTAAAATGGAAAACCAGAATGGCTATTTTGAATTTTTGATCGCCGATAATGGTACTTCCGGTAAAGGCACGAAGAAAACCGGGCATGGATTACGTAACATGGATATGCGAGCAAAAAGAATTGGCGCAGATATTACTATCAATACGGAGGATGGGTACTCGATTAAAGTTGAGGGAAAATTAAATACTAACTAA
- a CDS encoding sigma-70 family RNA polymerase sigma factor, producing the protein MAKSSGISTRESESLDRYLHEIGKEKLITPDDEVRLAKEIQKGSQRALEDLTKANLRFVVSVAKQYQNQGLSLGDLINEGNLGLIKAAKRFDETRGFKFISYAVWWIRQSILQALAEQSRIVRLPLNRVGALNKIGKELSKLEQEYERVPSAHELAESLEMTVGEVADTLKISGRHLSMDAPFAQGEDNRLLDVLENEEIPNPDFDLMGESLKVEIERALSKLTTREAEVIRLYFGIGREHSLTLEEIGERFDLTRERVRQIKEKALRKLRHHNRSAALRAYLG; encoded by the coding sequence GTGGCAAAAAGTTCTGGAATCTCTACCCGCGAGTCAGAGTCATTAGATCGGTATCTGCACGAAATTGGAAAAGAGAAACTAATTACCCCGGATGATGAAGTCCGGCTGGCCAAAGAAATTCAGAAAGGGAGTCAGAGAGCACTCGAAGACCTTACCAAAGCAAACCTTCGATTCGTAGTTTCAGTAGCAAAACAATATCAGAATCAGGGCCTTTCTCTCGGTGATTTGATCAACGAAGGAAACCTTGGTTTGATTAAAGCAGCCAAGCGATTTGACGAAACCCGTGGTTTTAAATTCATTTCTTATGCTGTATGGTGGATTCGTCAGTCTATTCTGCAGGCTTTAGCCGAGCAGTCCCGTATCGTTCGTTTGCCGCTAAACCGTGTGGGTGCCCTTAATAAAATTGGTAAAGAGCTTTCTAAACTGGAGCAGGAATATGAACGCGTTCCCTCCGCTCATGAGCTTGCGGAAAGCCTCGAAATGACGGTTGGCGAAGTTGCTGACACATTGAAAATTTCGGGCCGACATCTATCTATGGATGCGCCGTTTGCTCAGGGTGAAGATAACCGTCTGTTAGACGTTCTTGAAAATGAAGAGATTCCAAACCCTGATTTCGATCTGATGGGCGAATCTCTGAAAGTGGAAATTGAACGAGCACTTTCAAAACTGACAACCCGTGAAGCGGAAGTAATTCGACTGTATTTTGGAATTGGACGTGAGCACTCCCTTACACTGGAGGAGATCGGAGAACGCTTCGACCTTACCCGTGAGCGTGTACGTCAGATTAAAGAAAAAGCACTTCGTAAATTACGACACCATAACCGAAGCGCTGCATTAAGAGCCTATCTCGGATAA
- a CDS encoding PID-CTERM protein-sorting domain-containing protein: MKTLLILILAIVIIIISTTLLLAQPGLPGAPSQAPIDGGLGLLAAAGGAYAWKKLREGKNEK, encoded by the coding sequence ATGAAAACATTACTTATTCTTATTCTCGCTATAGTCATCATTATAATTAGCACAACTCTCCTTCTGGCCCAACCCGGTCTTCCCGGAGCTCCCAGTCAGGCACCAATCGATGGCGGTCTCGGTTTACTGGCTGCCGCCGGTGGTGCTTATGCGTGGAAAAAGTTGCGCGAAGGTAAAAACGAAAAGTAA